The Impatiens glandulifera chromosome 3, dImpGla2.1, whole genome shotgun sequence genome contains a region encoding:
- the LOC124930298 gene encoding protein Daple-like, translating into MSRLNKSKFEKEKLKVVFRLQFHATHVLQAGWDKLFIYFIPVDSGKPKAKTTKVNVRNGQCKWADPIYETTRLIQNSKSKQYDEKIYKFVVAMGSSRSSILGEATINLADYANAFKPVVIPLPLDGCNCGAVLYVTIQLLNSKTGFREFEQQSEIRETGLQNNDLTEHDTLCYGNVSTSETPMIHQDHANVRIGSELEDLVSHEEEAEEICSSAKNTAIEVADSFNHLILDEERNDWMDKWDSEYSSNSDPLPVIKDNGRHRYELEESESVFLQQLKMEVSSLQMYADEISNEGQRFSQLLIAEISSVEELANEISLVKLEFSQLKGRIEMDSQYSLRNGLNLDFITQEQDTLDATGFLKGKIFDLLKELDEVKSDRETLRRRMDQMEFYYETLIQELEENQKKIIGEFMTLRNEHSGCLHDIASTKAEMESMQHCFNDEYLKLDSINKELNKKAANSEAALIRAHLNYSRNEVDAKFNDKFHKNQFLETEVERLSKENRFLCEKINEYEDLLSEKMELERLLDLETLKNNDLQGEIRSLRDEFRISKNEHDKFTEKLRSVLVFYNRQFNQYFPSDDIRQDYDSIIQLENFLSNVYEGFYHLSEEKKRILDDKESEITIMREVFKDEINDLFHKLHTSDALFDKFQLKMDTLEERLQIEICTESELQQRYVNQNKEILDNLEHFRIDLQQLTSENMELAAEILELGSLSEELDRCKMIMSKLAQEIQNLRMDLKSKNEEYVKLESEVERLNQYKLEESIFEEAMDRVLLQNEESETTVLILKSRLEELHEHVILSREGEKGKMILLEKKCNELNQKLSEQTVKAEEFRNLSIHLKAIIDSSERKPEGRSSLRVVFMKEQYETKIEELNQQLLKLQKAINGKETLVNISGNSL; encoded by the exons ATGTCGAGGTTGAATAAGTCGAAGTTTGAGAAAGAAAAACTAAAAGTTGTTTTCAGGCTGCAATTTCACGCAACTCAT GTTCTACAAGCTGGATGGGATAagctatttatatatttcattcctGTTGATTCAGGAAAGCCAAAAGCAAAGACAACCAAAGTGAATGTGAGAAATGGGCAATGCAAATGGGCAGATCCTATTTATGAAACTACAAGACTTATTCAGAATAGCAAAAGCAAACAATATGATGAAAAGATTTACAAGTTTGTTGTCGCTATG GGTTCTTCTCGATCTAGTATCCTTGGTGAAGCCACAATAAATCTTGCGGATTATGCCAACGCATTTAAACCTGTAGTTATTCCACTTCCTCTTGATGGGTGCAACTGCGGAGCTGTTTTATAT GTAACCATTCAGCTGCTAAATTCAAAAACTGGATTCAG AGAATTTGAGCAGCAGAGTGAAATAAGAGAGACCGGTTTGCAGAACAACGATCTAACTGAACATGATACGCTTTGTTATGGAAATGTATCGACTTCAGAAACTCCCATGATTCATCAG gATCATGCAAATGTTAGGATTGGATCAGAGTTAGAAGATCTTGTTTCTCACGAGGAAGAGGCGGAAGAAATCTGCTCTAGTGCAAAAAATACAGCAATTGAAGTGGCAGATTCATTCAATCATCTAATTTTGGATGAGGAAAGAAATGATTGGATGGATAAATGGGATTCTGAATACTCCTCTAATAGTGATCCATTGCCCGTGATCAAAGATAATGGCAGACATAGATATGAGTTGGAGGAATCTGAATCTGTATTTCTGCAGCAGCTTAAGATGGAGGTTAGTTCTTTGCAAATGTATGCAGATGAAATCAGTAATGAAGGACAGAGGTTCTCCCAGCTTCTTATTGCTGAGATTTCTTCTGTCGAAGAACTGGCAAACGAAATTTCCCTTGTGAAATTAGAATTTTCTCAGTTGAAAGGAAGAATAGAAATGGATTCACAATATTCTTTAAGGAATGGCTTAAATCTTGACTTCATCACTCAAGAACAGGATACTCTAGATGCTACAGGATTCCTTAAAGGGAAAATCTTTGATCTTTTGAAGGAATTGGACGAGGTAAAATCCGATAGGGAAACCCTCAGAAGAAGAATGGATCAGATGGAATTCTATTACGAAACACTCATTCAAGAGCTCGAAGAAAATCAGAAGAAAATAATCGGAGAGTTTATGACCTTGAGAAACGAGCATTCTGGCTGCCTACACGATATTGCATCTACCAAAGCCGAGATGGAATCAATGCAGCATTGTTTTAATGATGAATACTTAAAGCTCGATTCTATTAACAAGGAACTCAATAAGAAAGCTGCTAATTCAGAAGCAGCATTGATAAGGGCTCATCTGAATTACTCTAGAAATGAGGTGGATGCCAAGTTTAACGACAAGTTTCATAAAAATCAGTTTCTCGAAACAGAGGTGGAAAGACTCTCAAAAGAAAACCGTTTCCTTTGTGAGAAGATCAATGAGTATGAAGATTTACTTTCCGAGAAAATGGAGTTGGAAAGGTTGTTAGATCTGGAAACTCTGAAGAACAACGATCTTCAAGGTGAGATACGTAGTTTGAGAGATGAGTTCAGAATTTCCAAAAATGAACACGACAAGTTTACTGAGAAATTGAGATCAGTGTTGGTATTCTATAACAGACAATTCAATCAATACTTTCCATCTGATGATATTCGTCAGGATTACGATTCAATCATCCAATTGGAGAATTTCTTGTCTAATGTATATGAAGGATTTTATCATCTGTCGGAGGAGAAGAAAAGAATACTCGATGACAAGGAATCAGAGATTACGATAATGAGAGAGGTCTTCAAGGATGAGATAAACGACTTATTTCATAAGCTTCACACTTCTGATGCCCTCTTTGACAAATTTCAGTTGAAAATGGATACTCTCGAGGAAAGACTACAGATCGAAATCTGCACTGAATCTGAACTTCAACAGAGGTATGTTAATCAGAACAAAGAAATTCTAGATAATCTGGAACATTTTCGCATAGACCTACAACAACTCACGTCTGAAAATATGGAATTAGCTGCTGAAATTTTAGAATTAGGCAGTTTATCTGAGGAACTTGATAGATGTAAGATGATCATGAGCAAATTGGCACAGGAGATACAGAATCTAAGGATGGATTTAAAGAGCAAAAATGAGGAATATGTGAAATTAGAATCAGAAGTTGAAAGATTGAATCAATATAAACTAGAGGAATCCATATTCGAAGAAGCTATGGATCGCGTCTTACTTCAGAATGAGGAATCAGAAACAACTGTTTTAATACTGAAATCCAGATTAGAAGAGCTGCATGAACATGTAATCTTATCTAGGGAAGGGGAGAAAGGTAAAATGATCTTGCTAGAGAAAAAATGCAATGAGCTTAACCAAAAGCTTTCTGAACAGACAGTGAAAGCAGAGGAGTTTAGAAATCTTTCAATTCACTTAAAGGCGATTATAGACAGTTCAGAAAGGAAACCCGAGGGAAGATCATCGTTGAGAGTTGTCTTTATGAAGGAACAGTATGAAACGAAGATTGAAGAACTGAATCAACAACTATTGAAATTGCAGAAAGCAATAAACGGAAAAGAAACTCTAGTTAATATTTCAGGTAATTCTTTGTAG
- the LOC124929303 gene encoding pentatricopeptide repeat-containing protein At1g73400, mitochondrial: MYFQCITAVRRNASSNIHYLTLFKPAISPTIAGIRRFYRISASYRSSYTVPLRGSSIIFNLPAISTFLSYSNEAGNESSSSETDPIVHESSTTNCDKLYTVITENPAPYSNMEKCLDLTDIDLTTDLVLQVLHKLHYEEKLAFRFFTWAGHKDCYDHEPQAFNTIIDILSSTQYKTKQFGVLCDLLDYMKRNDRKSVPIQSLLTILKQYTERHLTHLDKFAKKKKIKPKTQPEVHSLNILLDSFCKCGLVSDAETMFKKIKNKIEPNETTYNILFFGWCRVRNPTRGMSLLREMIETGHKPENFTYNTAIDSYCKSGMLAEATELLDFMRKNGSTMSSPTAKTYVTMISVLIENDRMEESFKLIGEMISSGCLPDVSTYKEMIESMCLSGKFDAAYRFIVVMGDKGYPPDIVTYNCFLKVLCENKQGEEAMRLYKRMIEVGCIPSVHTYNMLISMFFKIDDVDGAFEAWFEMEKQGCDRDVNTYCVMMDGLFACGNVDDARVVLEEVMDKGMKLPYPRFDSLLMHLSRIGDIRGIQRLSELMRKFYNPSMARRFALSQKRKSISLRGK; this comes from the coding sequence ATGTATTTCCAATGCATTACAGCTGTTCGACGAAATGCCTCCTCCAATATTCATTACTTAACCCTCTTCAAACCAGCGATTTCACCTACAATCGCCGGTATTCGCCGCTTCTACAGAATCTCCGCTAGTTATCGATCTTCCTATACAGTCCCACTACGAGGGTCGTCAATTATATTTAACTTGCCTGCCATTTCCACCTTCTTAAGCTATTCAAACGAAGCTGGTAACGAATCTAGTTCTTCTGAAACAGACCCGATAGTCCATGAAAGCAGTACAACCAACTGTGACAAGCTTTACACAGTTATTACAGAAAACCCTGCTCCCTATAGCAATATGGAGAAATGTCTTGACCTTACTGACATTGATCTAACCACAGATTTAGTTCTTCAAGTTCTTCACAAACTTCATTATGAGGAGAAATTAGCATTTAGATTCTTCACCTGGGCCGGGCATAAGGACTGCTACGATCACGAACCTCAAGCATTCAACACCATTATCGACATACTATCAAGCACACAATACAAGACGAAACAATTCGGTGTTCTTTGCGACCTTTTGGATTACATGAAGAGAAACGACAGAAAATCAGTTCCAATTCAATCGTTACTAACTATTCTCAAGCAATATACAGAAAGACATCTTACCCATCTCGATAAATTcgcaaagaagaagaaaatcaagCCAAAGACACAACCTGAGGTCCATTCTCTCAACATTTTACTCGATTCCTTCTGCAAGTGCGGTTTAGTTTCGGACGCAGAAACCATGTTTAAGAAAATCAAGAACAAGATCGAACCGAATGAAACCACCTATAACATATTGTTCTTCGGATGGTGTCGTGTCCGAAACCCTACTCGTGGAATGTCGCTTCTACGAGAAATGATTGAAACAGGTCACAAACCCGAGAACTTCACTTATAACACGGCCATCGATTCTTATTGCAAATCGGGCATGTTAGCGGAGGCAACTGAATTACTCGACTTCATGAGGAAAAACGGTTCGACAATGTCATCTCCTACTGCGAAAACCTACGTAACCATGATATCGGTTTTAATCGAAAACGATAGAATGGAGGAAAGCTTTAAACTTATAGGAGAAATGATAAGTAGTGGTTGTCTTCCTGACGTTTCGACTTATAAGGAAATGATCGAGAGCATGTGCTTATCGGGGAAATTCGATGCGGCTTATCGATTTATAGTCGTGATGGGTGATAAAGGGTATCCACCCGATATCGTGACATACAATTGTTTTCTTAAGGTTTTATGTGAGAATAAACAAGGAGAAGAAGCAATGAGGCTTTATAAGAGAATGATTGAGGTTGGTTGTATTCCTAGTGTTCATACTTATAATATGTTGATTTCGATGTTTTTTAAGATTGATGACGTTGATGGAGCTTTTGAGGCTTGGTTTGAGATGGAGAAACAGGGTTGTGATCGCGATGTTAATACTTATTGTGTTATGATGGATGGGCTTTTCGCGTGTGGGAATGTAGACGATGCTCGTGTTGTTTTGGAGGAGGTTATGGATAAGGGTATGAAATTGCCTTATCCTAGATTTGATTCCTTGTTGATGCATTTATCGCGAATTGGGGATATTCGTGGAATTCAGAGATTGTCGGAGTTGATGAGGAAGTTTTATAATCCGTCTATGGCGAGGCGATTTGCTTTGAGTCAGAAAAGGAAGAGTATTAGTTTGAGAGGGAAGTGA